A window of Aquitalea denitrificans contains these coding sequences:
- the fliM gene encoding flagellar motor switch protein FliM, with product MGDDILSQEEVDALLRGVTGEDEDDDSAQDSQGVRGYDIGRQERIVRGRMPTLEIINERFARNLRIGLFNFIRRNAEISVGPVRVQKYSEFIRNLVVPTNLNLVHVKPLRGTGLLIFDPDLVFLIVDNLFGSDGRYHVRVEGRDFTPTEQRIIRRLLEVVFTECQKAWEPVHPIEFVYLRSEMNTQFANIATPTEVVVAMTFHIELGAGGGDFHICLPYSMVEPIRDVLSSTTQADRTEVDNRWVSLMTHQVQAAEVELVATLAETKVTLGQILNLKNGDVVMLDVPEAVVVDVSGIPVLECHYGTVQGRYALKVDKVLAGAGEFAEPAGDNKQ from the coding sequence ATGGGCGACGATATCCTGTCCCAGGAAGAGGTGGATGCCCTGCTCAGGGGCGTCACCGGCGAGGACGAAGATGATGACAGTGCGCAGGACTCGCAGGGAGTCCGCGGCTATGATATCGGTCGGCAGGAGCGCATCGTGCGCGGTCGCATGCCGACGCTGGAAATCATCAATGAACGTTTCGCCCGTAACCTGCGTATAGGCTTGTTCAATTTCATCCGGCGCAATGCGGAAATCTCCGTTGGGCCGGTACGCGTGCAGAAGTACAGCGAATTCATTCGCAATCTGGTGGTGCCCACCAACCTCAATCTGGTTCATGTGAAGCCGTTGCGCGGCACCGGGCTGCTGATTTTCGATCCGGATCTGGTATTCCTGATCGTGGACAATCTGTTCGGTAGCGATGGCCGCTATCATGTACGCGTGGAAGGCCGGGACTTTACTCCGACCGAGCAGCGCATCATCCGCCGCCTGCTGGAAGTGGTATTCACCGAGTGCCAGAAAGCATGGGAGCCGGTGCACCCCATCGAATTTGTTTATCTGCGCTCGGAAATGAACACCCAGTTTGCCAACATCGCCACACCCACCGAAGTGGTGGTGGCAATGACTTTTCATATCGAACTGGGGGCTGGCGGCGGTGATTTTCACATCTGTCTGCCATACTCCATGGTCGAGCCAATTCGTGATGTGCTGTCCAGTACCACGCAGGCCGACCGTACTGAAGTGGACAACCGCTGGGTCAGCCTGATGACGCATCAGGTGCAGGCGGCCGAGGTGGAACTGGTTGCTACCCTGGCGGAAACCAAGGTAACGCTGGGGCAGATCCTCAATTTGAAAAACGGTGATGTCGTGATGCTGGATGTGCCGGAGGCCGTGGTGGTGGATGTTTCCGGCATTCCGGTACTGGAATGCCACTATGGCACCGTGCAGGGGCGTTATGCCCTCAAGGTAGACAAGGTATTGGCCGGGGCTGGCGAATTCGCCGAGCCCGCAGGAGACAACAAGCAATGA
- a CDS encoding flagellar basal body-associated FliL family protein, with product MAEDKKADKADKGEKKAGGGNKLMLVVVILLVLVLAGMGGLAYVMFTNMNKPHDAAAQTEQTKEKTKKKKEGPPIFEKLETFVVNLSGGDGSLLQVDMQAELGDEEAKKKFTDYMPKIRSALILLLSSKSAAELSTPDGKVKLKAQVKQIINESMDSGEEELVQSVLFTSFIIQKQ from the coding sequence ATGGCAGAAGACAAAAAAGCGGATAAAGCGGACAAGGGCGAGAAAAAAGCAGGGGGTGGCAATAAGCTGATGCTGGTGGTGGTGATTCTTCTGGTTCTGGTACTGGCCGGCATGGGTGGCCTTGCCTACGTGATGTTCACCAATATGAACAAACCGCATGACGCTGCCGCCCAGACTGAGCAGACCAAGGAAAAAACCAAGAAGAAAAAAGAAGGTCCTCCCATCTTTGAAAAGCTGGAAACCTTTGTTGTCAATCTGTCTGGCGGTGATGGCAGCCTGCTGCAGGTGGACATGCAGGCCGAACTGGGTGACGAAGAAGCCAAGAAGAAGTTTACCGACTACATGCCCAAGATTCGCAGTGCGCTGATCCTGCTGCTGTCCTCCAAGTCGGCGGCCGAGCTGTCCACTCCGGATGGCAAGGTCAAGCTGAAGGCCCAGGTCAAGCAGATCATCAACGAGTCCATGGATTCTGGCGAAGAAGAGCTGGTTCAGAGCGTACTCTTTACTTCCTTCATCATTCAGAAGCAGTAA
- a CDS encoding flagellar hook-length control protein FliK, producing MTITVMPASSAKTAMPPGQADTGTQDAGGLFASLLGAQIGSLSTALPTQADTGSGAGKGKQDKDSMSEDNTASTDNSANMLLAALPLLQAGLQVQPVQDKPTATPVTTDVVSTGIKDTAIDPLLQAAAPQKHPAGLQAQELPGKDAAALQFLPPNADQLASANQAANQAAQAAQQTSQAKNLTISQPMSDPNWSKALGDQVLSMVSMKMDKATIQVNPPQLGPVEVTLKMNGNDQAQVIFTSAVPATREIIENNMPKLVSMMASSGIALADAQVSSGQSGNRQQQFNQNQNGRRQNAAGNDEDDTLAAIQSARGILSIFA from the coding sequence ATGACAATTACCGTAATGCCGGCGAGCAGCGCCAAGACAGCCATGCCGCCAGGACAGGCGGATACCGGTACGCAAGATGCCGGCGGTTTGTTTGCCAGTTTGTTGGGGGCGCAGATCGGCAGCCTGAGCACGGCCTTGCCAACACAGGCGGATACCGGTTCCGGTGCCGGCAAAGGCAAGCAGGACAAGGATTCCATGTCAGAGGACAACACGGCATCTACCGATAACAGTGCCAATATGTTGCTGGCAGCATTGCCGCTGCTACAGGCCGGTTTGCAAGTGCAGCCGGTGCAGGACAAGCCCACGGCTACGCCAGTGACAACCGATGTGGTCAGTACCGGTATCAAGGACACCGCCATCGATCCTTTGCTGCAAGCTGCTGCGCCGCAGAAGCATCCTGCAGGTTTGCAGGCGCAAGAATTGCCGGGCAAGGATGCCGCGGCACTGCAATTCTTGCCGCCCAATGCTGATCAGCTGGCCAGTGCCAACCAGGCAGCCAACCAGGCAGCCCAGGCGGCACAGCAGACCAGCCAGGCCAAGAACCTGACCATTTCCCAGCCGATGTCCGATCCCAACTGGTCCAAGGCCTTGGGCGATCAGGTGCTGTCCATGGTCAGCATGAAGATGGACAAGGCAACCATCCAGGTGAATCCGCCGCAATTGGGGCCGGTGGAAGTCACACTGAAAATGAATGGCAATGATCAGGCACAGGTGATTTTTACCTCCGCCGTACCGGCAACCCGAGAAATAATCGAAAACAACATGCCGAAACTGGTTTCCATGATGGCTTCCAGTGGTATAGCTCTTGCCGATGCACAGGTTTCCAGCGGACAATCCGGGAATCGGCAACAGCAATTCAACCAGAACCAGAATGGCCGCCGCCAGAATGCCGCTGGCAACGATGAAGACGACACGCTGGCAGCCATCCAGTCCGCACGAGGGATACTCAGTATCTTCGCCTGA
- a CDS encoding iron ABC transporter substrate-binding protein — protein sequence MSRPSARILTTALLVFTLFSAAAHAAASAEGIVVYNAQHESLTKSWVEGFTKETGIKVTVRNGSDSEMGNQIVQEGASSPADVFLTENSPAMVLVDNARLLAPVEASTLAQVDPAFRPAQGKWVGIAARSTVFVYNKNRVTQKELPKSLLDLAKPEWKGRWGAAPAGADFQAIVSALLEQKGEAVTLGWLKAMKTNALPYKGNSVVMKAVNASQIDGGVIYHYYYFGDQNKTGENSKNTALHYFKQQDPGAFVSLSGGGVLASSKHKEEAQAFLKWITGKGGQTILKTENSFEYAVGLGTQSNPKLVPLKNLDAPKIDASRLNSRKTVELMTQAGLL from the coding sequence ATGTCCCGTCCGTCCGCACGCATCCTCACCACCGCCCTGCTGGTTTTCACCCTGTTCTCTGCCGCTGCCCATGCCGCCGCCAGCGCCGAAGGCATCGTGGTTTACAACGCCCAGCATGAAAGCCTGACCAAATCCTGGGTTGAAGGCTTTACCAAAGAAACCGGCATCAAGGTAACCGTGCGCAATGGCAGCGACAGCGAAATGGGTAACCAGATCGTGCAGGAAGGGGCATCTTCCCCCGCCGACGTGTTCCTGACCGAGAACTCCCCGGCCATGGTACTGGTTGACAATGCCCGCCTGCTGGCACCGGTGGAAGCAAGCACGCTGGCTCAGGTCGATCCGGCCTTCCGCCCGGCACAGGGCAAGTGGGTAGGCATTGCCGCTCGCTCCACCGTATTTGTCTACAACAAGAACCGCGTGACACAGAAGGAATTGCCCAAATCCCTGCTGGATCTGGCCAAGCCGGAATGGAAGGGCCGCTGGGGTGCGGCCCCGGCCGGAGCCGACTTCCAGGCTATCGTCAGCGCCCTGCTAGAGCAGAAAGGCGAGGCAGTCACCCTGGGCTGGCTGAAAGCGATGAAAACCAATGCCCTGCCCTACAAGGGCAACAGCGTGGTGATGAAGGCGGTAAATGCCAGCCAGATCGATGGCGGCGTGATCTACCACTACTATTATTTCGGCGATCAGAACAAGACTGGTGAAAACAGCAAGAACACTGCCCTGCACTACTTCAAGCAACAGGACCCGGGGGCTTTTGTCAGCCTGTCTGGTGGTGGCGTACTAGCCTCCAGCAAGCATAAGGAAGAAGCGCAGGCTTTCCTGAAGTGGATTACCGGCAAGGGCGGGCAAACCATCCTGAAAACTGAAAACTCCTTCGAATACGCCGTGGGCCTGGGTACGCAATCCAACCCCAAGCTGGTGCCGCTGAAAAATCTGGACGCACCGAAAATCGATGCTTCGCGTCTCAACAGCCGCAAGACCGTCGAACTGATGACCCAGGCGGGCCTGCTGTAA
- a CDS encoding ABC transporter permease has protein sequence MSTSHSPVSDGQLPTTSNTILPAGLRLPGRQLPAWLQASSLLVSVLALLPLAFIIAVSLQTGWDNVVQLVFRPRVGELLLNTSMLMLITVPLCVAVGIAMAWLTERSNLPGRRIWSVLAITPLAVPAFVHSYAWISLLPAFNGLSAAVLLSVIAYFPFIYLPASAALRRMDPALEDSAASLGLSPWAVFRRVTMPQLKLAIWGGTLLVSLHLLAEYGLYAMLRFDTFTTAIFDQFQSSFNGPAANMLAGVLALCCLALLWLEAGTRGNARYARLGTGSARNSAPVRLGWRWTLPALLLCLLSAALTLGVPLITLGHWLWEGGLAAWNNDSLWPALQQTMLFGALGAVLTVLAAIPLAWLSIRAPSKLQRLQEGCNYITSALPGIVTALALVTITINFARPLYQTVFTILLAYLLMFLPRALVSLRAGIAQAPTELENAARSLGSTPSQALWRVTLRLAAPGAAAGMAMVFLAISNELTATLLLAPNGTRTLATGFWAMTSEIDYIMAAPYALLMVLLSLPLTWLLHDHSKRSAGR, from the coding sequence ATGAGCACATCGCACTCTCCCGTTTCTGACGGGCAGTTGCCGACAACAAGCAACACCATCCTGCCCGCTGGCCTGCGCCTGCCGGGCAGGCAGTTGCCGGCCTGGCTGCAGGCCAGCTCGCTGCTGGTTTCCGTGCTGGCACTGTTGCCACTGGCCTTCATCATCGCCGTTTCGCTGCAAACCGGCTGGGATAACGTTGTCCAGCTGGTTTTCCGGCCACGCGTCGGCGAGTTGCTGCTTAACACTAGCATGCTGATGCTGATTACTGTGCCGCTATGTGTGGCTGTGGGCATCGCCATGGCCTGGCTGACCGAACGCAGCAATCTGCCGGGGCGGCGCATCTGGTCGGTGCTGGCCATCACTCCGCTGGCGGTGCCTGCCTTTGTCCACAGTTATGCCTGGATCAGCCTGCTACCCGCCTTTAACGGACTGAGTGCGGCGGTATTGCTATCGGTAATAGCCTATTTCCCGTTTATCTACCTTCCCGCCTCGGCGGCCCTGCGCCGCATGGATCCGGCTCTGGAAGACAGCGCTGCTTCGCTGGGGCTGAGCCCCTGGGCTGTATTCCGTCGGGTAACCATGCCGCAACTCAAGCTGGCGATATGGGGAGGTACCTTGCTGGTCAGCCTGCACCTGCTGGCCGAATACGGCCTGTACGCCATGCTGCGCTTCGATACCTTCACCACCGCCATCTTCGACCAGTTCCAGTCCAGTTTTAATGGCCCGGCAGCCAATATGCTGGCCGGCGTACTGGCGCTGTGCTGTCTGGCGCTACTGTGGCTGGAGGCGGGTACACGCGGTAATGCCCGCTATGCAAGACTGGGGACCGGCTCGGCTCGCAACAGCGCGCCAGTACGCCTGGGATGGCGCTGGACCCTGCCCGCGCTGCTGCTATGCCTGCTGAGTGCAGCCCTGACGCTGGGCGTACCGCTGATCACTCTGGGCCACTGGCTATGGGAAGGCGGTTTGGCCGCATGGAATAACGACAGCCTGTGGCCGGCATTGCAGCAGACCATGCTGTTCGGGGCGCTGGGAGCGGTACTGACCGTGCTGGCAGCCATTCCACTGGCATGGCTGTCTATCCGCGCGCCCAGCAAGCTGCAAAGGCTGCAGGAAGGTTGCAACTACATCACCAGCGCCTTGCCTGGCATTGTTACGGCGCTGGCGCTGGTCACCATCACCATCAACTTTGCCCGCCCGCTGTACCAGACCGTATTCACCATCCTGCTGGCTTATCTGCTGATGTTCCTGCCCCGGGCACTGGTCAGCCTGCGCGCCGGCATTGCCCAGGCCCCCACCGAGCTGGAAAATGCCGCCCGCAGCCTGGGCAGCACCCCCAGCCAGGCACTATGGCGGGTAACACTGCGCCTGGCCGCCCCCGGCGCGGCAGCCGGCATGGCAATGGTGTTTCTGGCCATCAGCAACGAGCTGACCGCCACCCTGCTGCTGGCCCCTAATGGCACGCGCACGCTGGCAACCGGCTTCTGGGCCATGACCAGCGAAATCGACTACATCATGGCGGCACCTTATGCGCTGCTGATGGTGCTGCTATCGCTGCCACTGACCTGGCTTTTGCATGATCATTCCAAACGGAGTGCCGGACGATGA
- a CDS encoding ABC transporter ATP-binding protein — MTSLHLQHLSKHYGTTQAVQDVSLSCTAASRVAIVGPSGSGKTTLLRMIAGFEHPDQGSISLNGKTFAADGRILPAHLRGIGYVAQDGALFPHLTVADNIGFGLTLKGQERTRRIAELVEMVALDATMLSRWPHELSGGQQQRIALARALAQQPQLMLLDEPFSALDTGLRAAMRKMVAKLLGEAGITAILVTHDQAEALSFADQLAVMRQGRLVQAGSPQQLYSQPVDEATALFLGEAVILPAHIHAGRASCALGRVVVDNTQFSGDARIMLRPEQLTLLPDNSPELTAQARVVECDFGGHDSLLSLQLPGVDKLLQLRTSSWALPAHGTTVGLAIQGRAHLLSA, encoded by the coding sequence ATGACTTCCCTGCACCTGCAACACCTGAGCAAACACTACGGCACCACACAGGCGGTACAGGATGTATCCCTGAGCTGCACGGCAGCCAGCCGCGTGGCCATTGTCGGCCCTTCCGGCTCGGGCAAGACCACCCTGCTGCGCATGATTGCCGGCTTCGAACATCCCGACCAGGGCAGCATCAGCCTGAACGGCAAGACTTTTGCCGCTGACGGACGCATCCTGCCTGCTCACCTGCGTGGCATTGGCTACGTGGCGCAAGATGGCGCACTGTTTCCCCATCTGACGGTGGCCGATAATATCGGCTTTGGGCTGACACTCAAGGGACAAGAACGCACCCGGCGCATTGCCGAGCTGGTGGAAATGGTGGCGCTGGATGCAACCATGCTGTCGCGCTGGCCACACGAGCTGTCCGGGGGCCAGCAACAACGCATCGCCCTGGCCCGAGCCCTGGCGCAGCAACCGCAACTGATGCTGCTGGATGAGCCTTTCTCGGCACTGGATACCGGGCTGCGCGCCGCCATGCGCAAAATGGTGGCCAAGTTGCTGGGCGAGGCTGGCATCACCGCCATTCTGGTGACGCACGATCAGGCCGAAGCACTGTCCTTTGCCGACCAACTGGCCGTCATGCGTCAGGGCCGGCTGGTTCAGGCCGGTAGCCCGCAGCAGCTGTACAGCCAGCCGGTGGATGAGGCCACGGCGCTGTTTCTGGGAGAGGCCGTCATTCTGCCCGCCCACATCCATGCCGGCAGGGCAAGCTGCGCACTGGGCCGAGTCGTGGTCGATAATACCCAGTTCAGCGGCGACGCACGCATCATGCTGCGCCCGGAACAACTGACCCTGCTGCCTGACAACAGTCCGGAACTGACGGCGCAGGCCCGGGTGGTGGAATGTGATTTTGGCGGACATGACAGTCTGTTGAGCCTGCAACTGCCGGGAGTGGACAAACTACTGCAATTGCGTACCAGCAGTTGGGCGCTGCCCGCGCATGGCACTACGGTGGGACTGGCGATCCAGGGACGGGCGCACCTGCTGTCAGCCTGA
- the fliJ gene encoding flagellar export protein FliJ, which translates to MAQSKYTFLIKLAEDKQAAAAERMRQAQAKLLDAMSRQEQLENFRGEYRERLTSGGMKGMSIAQWQDFQKFLGRLDEAVRIQQGDAEFAKQRFIMERQAWRNEHKKLKAYEKLLEREHEREQLAQARREQKTTDEFATRRFWDQTHGDD; encoded by the coding sequence ATGGCGCAAAGCAAATACACCTTTTTGATCAAGCTGGCCGAGGACAAGCAGGCGGCAGCAGCCGAGCGCATGCGCCAGGCGCAGGCCAAGCTGCTGGATGCGATGAGCCGGCAGGAGCAACTGGAAAATTTCCGTGGTGAATACCGCGAACGGCTGACTTCCGGCGGTATGAAGGGGATGAGTATTGCCCAGTGGCAGGATTTCCAGAAATTCCTTGGCCGGCTGGACGAGGCCGTGCGCATCCAGCAAGGTGATGCCGAGTTTGCCAAGCAACGCTTCATCATGGAGCGCCAGGCCTGGCGTAACGAGCACAAGAAGCTCAAGGCTTATGAGAAGCTGCTGGAACGCGAGCACGAGCGCGAACAGCTGGCTCAGGCACGCCGCGAACAGAAAACGACGGATGAATTTGCCACCCGTCGCTTCTGGGATCAGACCCACGGCGACGATTAG
- the fliI gene encoding flagellar protein export ATPase FliI: MTTLIDRQRHFLSDCTRAAREAPLWQPCGRLLRVTGMVMEATGIKLPVGSACQVELADNHVVEAEVVGFSGDRVFLMPLANVHGLLPGTPVRPLAPSHPPCYGQNVVSARVNGPAGRQVPVGESLLGRILDSLGRPLDGKGPIHPEAYFPLHSQPMNPLDRSPVKQVLDVGVRAINGLLTVGRGQRLGLFAGSGVGKSVLLGMMARFTRADVVVVGLIGERGREVKDFIENILGEEGIARAVVVAAPADMPPLMRLHGAAYATALAEYFRAQGKDVLLLMDSVTRYAMAQREIALAIGEPPVTKGYPPSVFARLPQLIERAGNAANGGGSITGFYTVLSEGDDQQDPIADSARAILDGHFVLSRELAEAGHYPAIDIEQSISRVMVDVVPSKQMDQARYFKQLYSRYQRNRDLISVGAYVPGSDPVLDEAMRRQLQMTSFLTQPMHESQDYTTSQLQLESVLA; the protein is encoded by the coding sequence ATGACCACACTGATTGATAGACAGCGTCATTTTCTGAGCGACTGTACCCGTGCGGCACGGGAGGCACCGCTGTGGCAGCCCTGTGGCCGCCTGTTGCGGGTAACCGGCATGGTGATGGAAGCCACCGGCATCAAGCTGCCGGTGGGCAGCGCTTGCCAGGTGGAGCTGGCAGACAACCATGTGGTGGAAGCTGAAGTGGTCGGTTTTTCCGGCGACAGGGTTTTCCTGATGCCGCTGGCCAATGTGCATGGCCTGCTGCCCGGTACGCCGGTACGGCCATTGGCACCATCCCATCCTCCTTGTTATGGCCAGAATGTCGTCTCGGCCCGCGTCAATGGCCCGGCAGGCCGCCAGGTACCGGTGGGCGAAAGCCTGCTGGGGCGCATTCTCGACTCGCTGGGCCGTCCGCTGGACGGCAAGGGGCCCATCCATCCCGAAGCCTATTTTCCTCTGCACAGCCAGCCGATGAACCCGCTGGACCGCTCGCCGGTCAAGCAGGTGCTGGATGTCGGTGTGCGCGCCATCAACGGTCTGCTGACAGTGGGGCGTGGACAGCGGCTGGGCCTGTTTGCCGGATCCGGTGTCGGCAAGTCGGTATTGCTGGGCATGATGGCGCGCTTCACCCGTGCCGATGTGGTGGTGGTGGGGCTGATTGGCGAGCGGGGGCGCGAGGTCAAGGACTTCATCGAAAACATTCTGGGCGAGGAGGGCATCGCCCGTGCCGTGGTGGTGGCGGCCCCCGCCGACATGCCGCCGCTGATGCGTCTGCACGGTGCCGCCTACGCCACCGCTCTGGCCGAGTACTTTCGCGCCCAGGGCAAGGACGTGCTGCTGCTGATGGATTCGGTTACCCGTTACGCGATGGCGCAGCGGGAAATCGCACTGGCCATTGGCGAACCGCCGGTCACCAAGGGCTATCCGCCTTCGGTGTTTGCCCGCCTGCCGCAATTGATTGAACGTGCCGGCAATGCTGCCAATGGTGGTGGCTCCATTACCGGTTTCTATACCGTTCTATCCGAAGGCGATGACCAGCAGGACCCGATTGCCGACTCGGCGCGGGCCATTCTGGATGGTCACTTCGTGCTGTCGCGCGAGCTGGCCGAGGCCGGCCACTATCCAGCCATCGATATCGAACAGTCGATCAGCCGCGTGATGGTGGACGTGGTGCCATCCAAGCAGATGGACCAGGCACGCTATTTCAAGCAACTGTACTCACGCTACCAGCGCAATCGTGACCTGATCAGCGTCGGTGCCTACGTGCCAGGGTCGGACCCGGTGCTGGACGAAGCCATGCGCCGCCAACTGCAGATGACCAGCTTCCTCACCCAGCCCATGCACGAATCGCAGGACTACACCACCAGCCAGCTGCAGCTGGAAAGTGTGCTGGCATAG